A single Campylobacter hyointestinalis subsp. hyointestinalis DNA region contains:
- the mshL gene encoding pilus (MSHA type) biogenesis protein MshL — MFLLSTNKKIKFILSFLSIFILESALVAQNCQNRVFNIKISDSVTTNEILNQLSDSCHFSIIQSDEHARSVLNSQISGINIKDMTLNEIFDILLSEKNLNYEFQRDILKVSSFQTKMFKIDYITSIREGTAVTKASVDSSPVEIGTNNTSSTQNESDNKGDNLIKTTEKFDFWQNLNNELKAVLNNGSESIVAPDPIINTNAGLVTVTGTSSQLKRIEKYIEHLEQRLKKQVMIDVSIIAVDLKNQYTKGIDWSKFELGFNSYLNNDTTNKTPSSIQFGTGTKDNPAQSLRNITGGFVLGGGVNLSMDGVLNFLETNGRTKVVSSPKIMTMNNQQALITVGDNINYRVQEDTTNNNTTSAVTSTTFTQYSIFIGILLNLLPEVSDDGKIMLRINPSLSSFKYSEDNQKQATIREIAPDTLQKKLSTVVQVSSGDTIILGGLIGETKGKNNTSVPVLGDIPVLGNLFKSTKDTVETTELIFIITPKVVDIENPNTIKSSLKDLGFSESIYE, encoded by the coding sequence ATGTTTCTATTATCTACAAATAAAAAAATCAAATTTATTTTATCATTTTTATCTATTTTTATACTTGAATCAGCGCTTGTAGCTCAAAACTGTCAAAATAGAGTTTTTAATATAAAGATAAGCGACTCCGTAACAACAAATGAAATTCTAAATCAACTATCTGATAGTTGCCATTTTAGCATTATTCAAAGTGATGAACACGCTAGATCGGTTCTAAATAGTCAGATATCTGGTATAAACATAAAAGATATGACATTAAATGAAATTTTTGACATCTTGCTTTCTGAGAAAAATCTAAATTATGAGTTTCAAAGAGATATTTTAAAGGTATCATCATTCCAAACAAAGATGTTTAAGATAGACTATATCACGTCTATCAGAGAAGGAACGGCTGTTACAAAAGCTTCTGTTGATTCTTCACCAGTGGAGATAGGTACAAACAATACCTCTTCAACCCAAAACGAATCGGACAATAAAGGTGATAATCTCATAAAAACAACTGAAAAATTCGATTTTTGGCAAAATTTGAACAATGAACTAAAAGCCGTATTAAACAATGGTAGCGAAAGTATCGTAGCGCCAGATCCAATCATCAACACAAATGCCGGCTTAGTTACAGTTACAGGGACAAGCTCACAGCTAAAACGTATTGAAAAATACATCGAACACTTAGAACAAAGACTAAAAAAACAAGTTATGATAGATGTTTCTATCATAGCAGTAGATTTGAAAAATCAATACACAAAAGGCATAGACTGGTCTAAATTTGAGCTTGGATTTAATAGCTACTTAAATAATGATACGACAAACAAAACACCTTCTAGCATACAATTTGGTACTGGTACAAAGGATAATCCCGCTCAAAGCCTTAGAAATATCACAGGTGGATTTGTTCTTGGCGGCGGAGTAAATTTAAGTATGGATGGCGTCTTAAATTTCTTAGAAACAAACGGTAGAACTAAAGTCGTTTCAAGCCCAAAGATTATGACTATGAACAACCAACAAGCTTTGATAACAGTAGGCGATAATATAAACTATAGAGTTCAAGAAGATACTACAAATAACAACACTACAAGTGCTGTTACTAGCACTACATTTACGCAGTATTCTATCTTTATAGGCATACTTCTAAATTTACTACCAGAAGTTAGCGATGATGGTAAGATAATGCTTAGGATAAATCCTAGTTTAAGTAGTTTTAAATACAGTGAAGACAACCAAAAACAAGCAACCATAAGAGAGATAGCTCCAGATACTCTTCAAAAGAAGCTCTCAACAGTAGTTCAAGTAAGTAGCGGAGATACTATCATACTTGGTGGTCTTATAGGCGAAACAAAAGGTAAAAATAACACCAGCGTCCCTGTCCTTGGCGATATACCAGTACTTGGAAATTTATTTAAAAGTACAAAAGACACAGTGGAAACTACTGAGCTTATATTTATCATCACACCAAAAGTCGTAGATATAGAAAATCCAAATACAATAAAAAGCTCTTTAAAAGATTTAGGATTTTCAGAGTCGATTTATGAATAA
- the hslU gene encoding HslU--HslV peptidase ATPase subunit, whose protein sequence is MNLTPKEIVKFLDDYVIGQDDAKKVIAIALRNRYRRLKLNKEEQEDIIPKNILMIGSTGVGKTEIARRLSKMFGLPFIKVEASKYTEVGFVGRDVESMVRDLAMASLNLVKKEEREKNSSKIDEYIEKKILEKLLPPLPKGASEDKLKDYEASYEKMKDKLKKGELDHLNIELDIDQATFETGSNMPPDMAAMQESFIKVIGIASKKVKKEFKVKDAKEALKTEASEKILDMDSIKIEALRRAENEGIIFIDEIDKVAVSSSNSSRQDPSKEGVQRDLLPIVEGSSVTTKFGSIKTDHILFIAAGAFHISKPSDLIPELQGRFPLRVNLDSLDENALVQILTKPKNSLLKQYKALLKTEDVKLEFDDESIKEIAKITQNANQNVEDIGARRLHTVIERVLEDISFKADEYKGQKITITKELVREKLDFVCSDQDLAKYIL, encoded by the coding sequence ATGAATTTAACACCAAAAGAGATAGTAAAATTTTTAGACGATTACGTCATCGGTCAAGATGATGCAAAAAAAGTCATAGCCATAGCCCTTAGAAATAGATATCGCCGTCTTAAACTAAACAAAGAAGAGCAAGAAGATATAATACCAAAAAATATACTTATGATAGGATCAACTGGAGTTGGAAAAACCGAGATTGCAAGAAGACTTTCTAAAATGTTCGGTTTGCCTTTTATAAAAGTCGAAGCTAGCAAATATACTGAAGTCGGCTTCGTCGGACGTGATGTTGAATCTATGGTGCGAGATCTTGCTATGGCAAGTTTAAATTTAGTTAAAAAAGAAGAACGAGAGAAAAATAGTTCTAAGATAGATGAATATATAGAAAAAAAGATCTTAGAAAAGCTTCTTCCACCACTTCCAAAAGGTGCTAGTGAAGATAAATTAAAAGATTATGAAGCTAGCTATGAAAAAATGAAAGACAAGCTTAAAAAAGGCGAACTAGATCATCTAAATATAGAACTAGACATAGATCAAGCTACTTTTGAGACAGGCTCAAATATGCCACCAGATATGGCAGCTATGCAAGAAAGTTTTATAAAAGTCATAGGTATAGCAAGTAAAAAAGTAAAAAAAGAATTTAAAGTAAAAGATGCTAAAGAAGCGCTAAAAACAGAAGCTAGCGAAAAAATCTTAGATATGGATAGTATAAAGATTGAAGCATTAAGAAGAGCCGAAAATGAAGGTATCATTTTTATCGATGAGATAGACAAAGTTGCAGTTTCTAGTAGCAATTCAAGCCGTCAAGATCCAAGCAAAGAAGGTGTGCAAAGAGATCTACTTCCTATCGTTGAGGGATCGAGCGTGACTACTAAATTTGGTAGTATAAAAACAGATCATATCTTATTTATCGCAGCAGGAGCATTTCATATAAGCAAACCAAGCGATCTCATACCAGAACTTCAAGGAAGATTTCCGCTTAGAGTAAATTTAGATAGCCTTGATGAAAATGCACTTGTGCAAATACTTACAAAACCTAAAAATTCGCTTCTTAAACAGTATAAAGCACTACTAAAAACTGAAGATGTGAAGCTTGAATTTGATGATGAGAGCATAAAAGAGATAGCAAAAATCACTCAAAATGCAAATCAAAACGTCGAAGACATCGGAGCTAGAAGACTTCATACAGTGATAGAACGCGTACTTGAAGATATAAGTTTTAAAGCAGACGAATACAAAGGTCAAAAAATAACCATAACAAAAGAGCTAGTGCGTGAAAAATTAGATTTTGTATGTAGTGATCAAGATCTAGCAAAGTATATATTATGA
- a CDS encoding methylated-DNA--[protein]-cysteine S-methyltransferase, giving the protein METAYIKSPIGNLKITDDDGKIIRLDFCDEFIDTSITNENLKLCVDELNLYFQGKLKTFKTKIKLSGTEFEQKVYKALLKIPYGKTATYKDIAINLGLPKAARAVGNANGKNKIPIIVPCHRVVSVTNLGGYSGGNGLETKKSLLNLEKVYL; this is encoded by the coding sequence TTGGAAACGGCTTACATAAAGTCCCCTATCGGAAACTTAAAAATAACAGATGATGACGGAAAAATAATTCGGTTGGATTTTTGTGATGAGTTTATAGATACAAGCATAACAAATGAGAACTTAAAACTATGTGTAGATGAACTAAATTTATATTTTCAAGGAAAGCTTAAGACATTTAAGACGAAAATCAAACTAAGTGGAACGGAATTTGAACAAAAAGTTTATAAAGCCTTACTTAAAATTCCATACGGTAAAACTGCAACTTATAAGGATATAGCTATAAATTTAGGTTTACCAAAAGCAGCCCGCGCCGTGGGAAATGCTAATGGAAAAAATAAAATTCCTATCATAGTACCTTGTCATAGAGTAGTCTCAGTGACAAATTTAGGAGGATATAGCGGTGGAAATGGACTTGAAACAAAAAAATCTCTACTAAATTTAGAAAAAGTGTATTTATAA
- the era gene encoding GTPase Era codes for MKSGFISIIGRTNAGKSSLLNYLLNEKISLVSHKQNATRRKINGVVMHGENQAIFVDTPGLHESAKTMNKLMVEAAIKSIGDCDLLLFVATIFDNLSDYEKFLSLKRDVPHIIALTKIDEANDKQIFTKLNEYQKYADHFKAVIPTSIKKQAYKKILLDEICKYLPEHEYFYDPQYITTTNQKDIFRDFILEAIYECVSDEIPYSSDVSIKKVVEKQDITEIYATIITDNRHHKSILIGKNGQTIKRIGITARKTINTLLQNKVFLSLNVEIDKNWNSDEQRIREQFLY; via the coding sequence ATGAAAAGCGGTTTTATAAGCATCATAGGACGTACTAATGCTGGAAAAAGCAGTCTTTTAAACTATCTTTTAAATGAGAAAATTTCACTTGTATCACACAAGCAAAACGCGACTAGAAGGAAGATAAACGGAGTCGTAATGCACGGAGAAAATCAAGCCATTTTTGTTGATACTCCAGGACTTCATGAAAGTGCTAAAACCATGAACAAACTCATGGTTGAAGCTGCTATAAAATCCATAGGAGATTGTGATCTGCTACTTTTCGTGGCGACCATTTTTGATAATCTAAGCGATTACGAAAAGTTTTTAAGTCTAAAAAGAGACGTTCCTCATATCATAGCTCTTACAAAGATCGACGAAGCAAACGATAAGCAGATATTTACAAAGTTAAACGAATATCAAAAATACGCAGATCATTTTAAAGCAGTTATTCCAACAAGCATAAAAAAACAAGCATATAAAAAGATACTTTTAGATGAAATTTGCAAATACCTACCAGAACACGAATACTTTTATGATCCACAGTATATCACTACGACAAATCAAAAAGATATATTTAGAGATTTTATATTAGAAGCGATCTACGAATGTGTTAGCGACGAAATTCCGTATTCTAGTGACGTCAGTATAAAAAAAGTAGTCGAAAAACAGGATATTACCGAAATTTACGCTACTATCATCACAGATAATCGTCATCATAAAAGCATATTGATAGGGAAAAATGGTCAAACGATAAAAAGGATAGGAATAACTGCTAGAAAAACAATAAATACACTGTTGCAAAATAAAGTATTTTTAAGCTTAAACGTAGAGATAGATAAGAACTGGAATAGCGATGAGCAAAGGATTAGAGAACAATTTTTGTATTGA
- the rplI gene encoding 50S ribosomal protein L9: MRVLLIKDVKGLGKAGEIKEVKDGYGNNFLIGKGLAKAATDAVLKQFEAAKRKEAELKEYEIAQSNKLKDELKNVKITIKSKLGANGALFGSVTKDEIANALKSQKGYDIDKKAIECDHIKATGIYDILVKLGNSITAKFSLEVVGE; the protein is encoded by the coding sequence ATGAGAGTATTATTGATAAAAGACGTAAAAGGACTAGGAAAAGCCGGTGAGATAAAAGAAGTAAAAGACGGCTACGGAAATAACTTTTTGATAGGTAAAGGACTTGCCAAAGCAGCTACCGACGCTGTCTTAAAACAATTTGAAGCCGCAAAACGCAAAGAAGCAGAACTAAAAGAGTATGAAATCGCTCAATCAAATAAACTAAAAGATGAACTAAAAAACGTTAAAATCACTATAAAATCAAAACTTGGAGCAAACGGAGCACTGTTTGGAAGCGTGACAAAAGATGAGATAGCAAACGCACTCAAATCCCAAAAAGGTTATGATATAGATAAAAAAGCTATCGAATGCGACCATATAAAAGCTACCGGAATTTATGATATCTTGGTTAAATTAGGCAACTCTATCACAGCCAAATTTAGCCTAGAAGTGGTAGGCGAGTAA
- the hslV gene encoding ATP-dependent protease subunit HslV, which produces MFHATTILAYKGKNGSIIGGDGQVSFGNTVLKGNAVKIRKLYGGKVLAGFAGSTADAFNLFDMFERILEGAKGDVLKAVIEFSKEWRKDKVLRKLEAMMLVLNREHIFLLSGTGDVVEPEDGKIAAIGSGGNYALSAARALDKFADMNEEELVKESLKIAGEICIYTNTNIKTYALWDEK; this is translated from the coding sequence ATGTTCCACGCTACTACGATTTTAGCTTATAAGGGAAAAAACGGCTCTATTATCGGCGGTGATGGGCAAGTCAGTTTTGGAAATACTGTTTTAAAAGGCAATGCTGTAAAAATCAGAAAATTATACGGAGGAAAAGTTTTAGCAGGATTTGCAGGGAGTACAGCAGATGCTTTCAACTTATTTGATATGTTTGAGAGGATTTTAGAAGGCGCAAAAGGTGATGTTTTAAAAGCCGTTATAGAATTTAGCAAAGAGTGGAGAAAAGATAAAGTTTTACGAAAACTTGAAGCTATGATGCTTGTTTTAAATAGAGAGCATATATTTTTACTAAGTGGTACCGGGGATGTGGTAGAGCCAGAAGATGGTAAGATAGCAGCCATAGGAAGTGGTGGGAACTACGCCTTATCAGCAGCTAGAGCTTTAGATAAATTTGCAGATATGAATGAGGAAGAGCTAGTAAAAGAGAGTTTAAAAATAGCAGGAGAAATCTGTATATATACAAATACAAATATAAAAACTTACGCATTATGGGATGAAAAATAG
- a CDS encoding ATP-binding protein, translating to MNNRYTKIKDIFSEDNGVFDYINLDKSTLTYHKILSALKKPLKLILFYGKPGSGKTFLLNKIYNDLRSKQDVIFFPQPFFNEKDFIHALCTQIFKQEFEDLNTYEKFIDTYKKSIDQEENILKKQIILLLDEAQLYPDFLIEKIRLLADTRHFKILFTVHKTGSEDVLAKDYFRTRIWESIELLNLVDDEVGLYIEKKLLYHNEHSFFSMYKPSHIKLIHKLTNGNLRTLNKLLYKMYEIYEHYEENRPSFINSKYLKAQIVEMAAISSELLDA from the coding sequence ATGAATAACAGATATACAAAGATAAAAGATATTTTTTCAGAAGACAATGGCGTATTTGACTATATAAATTTAGACAAATCGACTTTGACTTATCATAAAATTTTAAGCGCACTCAAAAAACCGCTAAAACTAATACTATTTTATGGAAAGCCAGGCTCTGGAAAAACCTTTTTGTTAAACAAAATATATAATGATCTAAGATCAAAGCAAGACGTTATATTTTTTCCTCAGCCATTTTTTAATGAAAAAGATTTTATACACGCTCTTTGCACTCAAATTTTCAAACAAGAATTTGAAGATTTAAATACTTACGAAAAATTTATAGATACGTATAAAAAGAGCATCGATCAAGAAGAAAATATTTTAAAAAAGCAAATCATTCTTTTATTGGATGAGGCTCAATTGTATCCAGATTTTCTAATAGAAAAAATACGCCTTTTGGCAGACACAAGGCATTTTAAGATACTTTTTACAGTGCATAAAACTGGAAGCGAAGACGTACTTGCAAAAGACTACTTTAGAACAAGAATTTGGGAAAGCATAGAACTCTTGAATTTGGTTGATGATGAAGTAGGACTATACATAGAAAAAAAGCTACTATATCACAACGAACATAGCTTTTTTTCTATGTATAAGCCATCTCATATAAAACTCATACATAAATTAACAAATGGAAACCTTAGAACACTAAATAAACTTTTATACAAAATGTATGAGATATATGAACATTATGAAGAAAACAGACCTTCTTTCATCAACTCAAAATATCTAAAAGCACAGATCGTAGAGATGGCGGCGATCAGCTCGGAGTTATTAGATGCTTGA
- a CDS encoding bifunctional aconitate hydratase 2/2-methylisocitrate dehydratase, which translates to MGFFDDYNKAKEERLKLGIPPLPLSKEQTVQVCELLKTCATKELVDLLANRVNPGVDDAAKVKAEFLNEIINHNLKCDLIDKFTAIKMLEPMLGGYSVIVLVASLHNSDESIQKAAADVLKNTIFVHDYFNDVAKLAKDGNKYAKSVLESWANAEWFKARADIPEKIEAVVFKVAGETNTDDLSPASEAFSRSDIPLHANAMLVKRQPGSLEKIAELKKSGLEVIYVGDVVGTGSSRKSGINSIQWHLGHEIDGIPNKKTGGVILGSIIAPIFFNTAEDSGALPIVVNVDGLEMGDKIEIYPYKGEIVKDGKVIKTFKLEPNTLKDEVKAGGRIPLIIARSLCSKARAELGLGDEDIFIKPSQPTSKDNSGYTLAQKMVGRACGVEGVRAGMYVEPMTLTVGSQDTTGPMTRDEIKELASLGFSADFVLQSFCHTAAYPKPTDALMHKTLPDFMMSRGGVSLKPGDGVIHSWLNRMVLPDTVGTGGDSHTRFPIGISFPAGSGLVAFAAVLGSMPLNMPESVLVRFKGKMQPGITLRDLVNAIPYYAIKKGLLTVEKKGKINVFAGKILEIEGLPDLKVEQAFELSDASAERSAAACVVALNKEPVIEYLNSNVTLIDAMIEAGYGDEQTLARRRDKMKKWLENPTLLEADKDAKYHTVIEIDMNDIKEPILACPNDPDDVATLSEILADPKRPKNIDEVFVGSCMTNIGHYRALAEVLKGEGQVPTRLWIAPPTKMDEKQLRVEGKYSLFGAAGARTEVPGCSLCMGNQARVADNAIVFSTSTRNFDNRMGMGAQVYLGSAELAAVCAMLGRLPSVEEYMKIVPAKLAGKEDEIYKYLNFNLVPNFKLECF; encoded by the coding sequence ATGGGCTTTTTTGATGATTATAATAAGGCTAAAGAAGAGCGTTTAAAACTTGGTATCCCGCCACTTCCACTTAGCAAAGAACAAACAGTACAAGTGTGCGAGTTGTTAAAAACCTGTGCAACTAAAGAACTTGTTGATTTACTAGCAAATCGTGTAAATCCTGGAGTTGATGACGCCGCGAAAGTAAAAGCCGAGTTTTTAAATGAGATTATAAATCATAATCTAAAATGTGATTTGATCGATAAATTTACGGCTATAAAAATGCTTGAACCTATGCTTGGCGGATATAGCGTGATCGTACTTGTAGCAAGCCTTCATAATAGCGACGAGAGCATTCAAAAAGCAGCAGCAGATGTACTAAAAAACACTATTTTTGTACATGATTATTTCAACGATGTAGCAAAACTTGCAAAAGATGGTAATAAATATGCTAAATCTGTTCTTGAGAGCTGGGCAAATGCTGAATGGTTCAAAGCCAGAGCAGACATTCCAGAAAAGATCGAAGCAGTTGTTTTTAAAGTAGCAGGAGAGACAAACACCGATGATCTAAGTCCTGCAAGTGAAGCATTCAGTCGCTCAGACATACCTTTACATGCAAACGCAATGCTAGTTAAACGTCAACCAGGAAGCTTAGAAAAAATCGCCGAGCTTAAAAAGAGTGGCTTAGAAGTCATATATGTAGGCGACGTAGTAGGAACTGGAAGTTCAAGAAAAAGCGGTATAAACTCAATCCAATGGCATTTAGGTCATGAGATCGATGGTATACCAAACAAAAAAACAGGCGGTGTTATACTTGGATCGATCATAGCTCCTATTTTCTTTAACACTGCTGAAGATAGCGGTGCTTTACCTATCGTAGTAAATGTAGATGGCCTAGAAATGGGCGATAAGATAGAAATTTATCCATATAAAGGTGAGATAGTAAAAGATGGAAAAGTTATAAAAACTTTTAAACTTGAGCCAAACACATTAAAAGACGAAGTAAAAGCGGGCGGTAGAATTCCACTTATCATCGCTAGAAGTCTTTGTTCTAAAGCTAGAGCGGAGCTTGGCTTGGGAGATGAGGATATATTTATAAAACCGTCTCAACCAACAAGTAAAGATAACTCAGGTTATACTTTGGCTCAAAAAATGGTAGGTCGCGCTTGCGGAGTTGAGGGTGTAAGAGCAGGGATGTATGTAGAGCCTATGACTTTAACAGTCGGTTCTCAAGACACGACTGGACCGATGACAAGAGATGAGATAAAAGAGCTTGCGAGTCTTGGATTTTCTGCTGATTTCGTTTTGCAAAGTTTTTGCCATACTGCAGCTTACCCAAAACCAACAGATGCTTTGATGCACAAAACTTTACCTGATTTTATGATGAGTCGCGGTGGTGTGAGCTTAAAACCTGGTGATGGCGTTATCCACTCATGGCTAAACAGAATGGTCTTACCTGACACCGTAGGAACAGGTGGTGACTCTCATACTCGTTTTCCTATCGGCATAAGTTTCCCTGCTGGTAGTGGTTTGGTTGCGTTTGCGGCTGTTCTTGGCTCAATGCCTCTAAATATGCCTGAGTCTGTTTTGGTAAGATTTAAAGGTAAAATGCAACCAGGTATCACTTTAAGAGACCTTGTAAATGCGATACCTTACTACGCTATCAAAAAAGGTCTTTTAACAGTCGAAAAAAAAGGTAAAATAAACGTATTTGCCGGTAAAATTTTAGAAATAGAAGGTTTACCTGATCTAAAAGTAGAGCAAGCATTTGAGCTAAGCGATGCAAGTGCTGAAAGAAGTGCCGCAGCTTGCGTCGTGGCACTAAATAAAGAGCCTGTCATCGAATACCTAAACTCAAACGTGACTTTGATAGACGCAATGATAGAAGCCGGATACGGTGATGAGCAAACGCTAGCTAGAAGAAGAGATAAGATGAAAAAATGGCTTGAAAATCCTACTCTTTTAGAGGCTGATAAAGATGCAAAATATCATACTGTTATCGAGATAGATATGAATGATATAAAAGAGCCTATCCTTGCTTGCCCAAATGACCCAGATGATGTAGCTACGCTAAGCGAGATTTTAGCTGATCCAAAACGCCCTAAAAATATAGATGAAGTTTTCGTGGGTAGTTGTATGACAAATATCGGTCACTACAGAGCCTTAGCAGAAGTGCTAAAAGGCGAAGGACAAGTTCCAACTCGTCTTTGGATAGCACCACCTACAAAAATGGATGAAAAACAGTTAAGAGTAGAGGGTAAATACTCATTATTTGGCGCGGCAGGAGCTAGAACAGAAGTCCCTGGATGCTCACTATGTATGGGCAACCAAGCTAGAGTAGCCGATAATGCGATAGTATTTTCAACCTCTACTAGAAACTTTGATAACCGTATGGGTATGGGAGCTCAAGTTTATCTGGGTTCTGCCGAGCTTGCGGCGGTTTGTGCGATGCTAGGTAGACTTCCTAGCGTAGAAGAATATATGAAGATAGTTCCTGCAAAACTTGCTGGAAAAGAAGATGAAATTTATAAATATTTAAATTTCAATCTAGTTCCAAACTTCAAACTAGAGTGTTTCTAA
- a CDS encoding bifunctional 3,4-dihydroxy-2-butanone 4-phosphate synthase/GTP cyclohydrolase II, whose product MAFEKVLQAIDDIKNGKMVVMVDDEDRENEGDIVYAACFSDIEKVNFMISHAKGVLCTPVTKELADKFELVPMVSSNTSCHETAFTVSIDAKQAATGVSAYERDMTIKMLVDYNTKSEDFVRPGHIFPLIAKKGGVLERTGHTEGSIDLCKLAGLAPVSVICEVVNDDGTMARRDDLEVFCKKFGLNMVSVSDIIEYRLHHEKLINVSEFADGSVAGFKAKKYEIIDHLDNKHVAFVFGDIKEKTNVKFHKIRTDIELLSSAKYCEFISHLELLSKEGGILIFLDGEDCNSNLFKNYGVGAQILKHFGAKDIEILSSSEYKEFVAIKGFGLNILGYKN is encoded by the coding sequence ATGGCTTTTGAAAAAGTTTTACAGGCGATAGATGATATAAAAAACGGAAAAATGGTTGTAATGGTTGATGATGAAGATAGAGAAAACGAAGGCGATATAGTTTACGCTGCGTGTTTTAGCGACATAGAAAAAGTAAATTTTATGATAAGTCACGCAAAAGGAGTACTATGTACACCTGTGACTAAAGAGTTGGCGGATAAATTTGAGCTAGTTCCTATGGTAAGCTCAAATACAAGTTGCCATGAAACTGCATTTACAGTCAGTATAGACGCCAAACAAGCAGCCACCGGAGTAAGCGCCTATGAGCGTGATATGACGATAAAAATGCTCGTTGATTATAATACCAAAAGCGAAGATTTTGTACGTCCGGGTCACATCTTTCCTCTTATTGCTAAAAAAGGTGGTGTTTTGGAGCGTACAGGACATACCGAAGGAAGCATAGATCTATGTAAATTAGCTGGACTTGCTCCAGTTTCAGTTATATGTGAAGTCGTAAATGACGATGGGACTATGGCAAGACGTGATGATTTAGAGGTTTTTTGTAAAAAATTTGGTTTAAATATGGTAAGCGTTTCTGATATCATAGAGTACCGTTTGCATCATGAAAAACTTATAAATGTAAGCGAGTTTGCAGATGGAAGTGTGGCTGGTTTTAAGGCTAAAAAATACGAGATCATTGATCATTTAGACAACAAACATGTCGCCTTTGTCTTTGGAGATATCAAAGAAAAAACAAACGTCAAATTTCATAAGATTAGAACAGATATCGAACTTCTTAGCTCTGCAAAATACTGCGAGTTTATCTCTCATCTTGAACTGCTTAGTAAAGAGGGTGGAATTCTGATCTTCTTAGACGGCGAAGATTGCAATTCAAATTTATTTAAAAATTACGGTGTAGGAGCTCAGATCCTAAAGCATTTTGGTGCTAAAGATATAGAAATACTTAGCTCTAGCGAATATAAAGAGTTTGTTGCTATCAAAGGCTTTGGGTTAAATATTTTAGGATATAAAAACTGA